One Polypterus senegalus isolate Bchr_013 chromosome 10, ASM1683550v1, whole genome shotgun sequence DNA segment encodes these proteins:
- the LOC120536359 gene encoding integrin alpha-X-like, which produces MLSTNTHKALNYTIGNLLYNTQYGAKEKATKVLLIITDGDSTDFDKDYDYVTKRLDEKHVIRYAIGVGSVNIKNLKSLASEPKDSNTFYVNDYKGLRRILDNMQDRIYNVEDEKTKCWSFVNEMSQSGFSMAYAKDRLILEAVGTSERAGSDVEMKPDMKTPIMPPKKKGLGMFNTP; this is translated from the exons ATGCTGTCAACCAACACACACAAAGCCTTGAATTACACAAT TGGAAATCTGCTGTACAACACCCAATATGGAGCAAAAGAGAAAGCGACCAAAGTGCTGCTGATCATCACAGACGGGGACAGCACTGACTTTGACAAAGATTACGATTACGTGACCAAACGTCTGGACGAAAAACACGTCATCAGATACGCCATTGGG GTTGGCTCTGTGAACATCAAAAATCTGAAGAGCCTGGCTTCTGAACCCAAAGACAGCAACACCTTCTACGTTAACGACTACAAAGGGCTCAGACGTATCCTGGACAACATGCAGGATAGAATCTACAACGTGGAAG ATGAGAAGACAAAATGCTGGTCCTTTGTAAACGAGATGTCGCAGAGTGGGTTCAGCATGGCATATGCCAAG GACCGCCTGATTCTGGAAGCTGTTGGGACCTCGGAACGGGCTGGCTCAGATGTTGAGATGAAGCCTGACATGAAAACTCCAATCATGCCTCCCAAAAAGAAGGGCTTGGGGATGTTTAATACCCCTTGA